The sequence below is a genomic window from Dehalococcoidia bacterium.
GTAAGGGATGGGCAAGAAAACCAGAGCCTGGTCAAACTTACGAGTGGTGAAGGGGGCATAAATCGCTCGATTCTTGGACGCCACTTGCTCATTGACAGCCAGGGCGTTTCTAACGAGCAAAGCATCAATGCCCAACACAGGCAACGCCAGCACGAGTCCTAGCGCCACCGTGCGCCAGACGTTCCAAGCATAACTACTTTTCTTGAGGGGGTTTTGCCGTTGCACGCGCCTGAAAGCGTGGCGGAGGGAATGGAGTCCCTTGAAGAGTCCGTATGCACCCAAGGTCGTGAGGGGCAACAGGATATCAACGTAGTAGCGCGGCCCGATGGCGCTCAAGATAGGGTCTGGTAACCCCGCCGCGTTTAGTGGAACGATGCCCCAGTAATAGCTGTAACCCAACGCGATACTGCCGGCAAGCGATAGCATGAAGAGACCGGGGAACTGAATACGGCGACTCAGGAGCGTAACGAGAATAAGGAAATACAGCGCAGCTCCACCAAACACCCAGACAGTCATAGCAGTCAGATTGAGGCCAATACCGTCCAAGGCTCTGGATGGGGTGTGCACAACAAAGGGTCCGGGACCTGACGGCGATCCAAGGCCGTGCAGACCAAACCCTAGAGTATCTTCGGGCCCGTAGACATTATACGGGAATAAGAAAGGATTCCCAGTCAATAGATAGTTATATCCCAGCATCAGCGCAAAGGGCGGCACAGTCCCTGCCATTATCAGAGCTATGGTGCGAAACGGCACCCTCGTCCGCAGCAGCAAGTAGAGTACGTATGCTATTGCGGGAAAGGCAAAGAGGAGGGCGGTGTACGGGTGCAAAAATGCCGCAATACCCATGAAAATACCTGCCAGAAGGGGATGCAACCACCCCCCGCGGCGGAGCGCTTTGAGAAGCAACAGCAGGGACAGAAGATTAAACAGAAACGTGGGGATATAGTACAGAAAGGTACTGGCTTGGACAACAAATAGTGGTGAGAGCATCAGAAAAAGAGCAGCCACGAGCGCAACGGGCCGATTATACAGCTCGAGCACTACAAAGTATTGTGCGATGACCGCCGCCGCAGCGATGAATGCGAGCGCTACGCGCATATCCTTGAATAGGCCATTGAAGACTGCGAGGATGGCGGGAAAGATCGGAGAGTGGATAGGGTATATCTTTGATCCATCGTTGACTATCAACCAGGCATTGAAGAACTCGCTGAAGGGGCCTGGCTCTATCCAGAGCTTGCCATTCTCCAGCATTTGGGCATGGAAGATGTATGCGCCCTCGTCATGGTCTGTGGAGAGATACGGGAACACGGTATGTGACACCAGCAGCACAATAAAAAAGGCAGCCAGTCCGAGAACGACAGGCGTCACACGCCAAAGCAGCGCCGCCCACTTGACGGGAGCCAGGGGCTTGGCTGAGGGAGCAACTTGAGTGTTCTGCATGCCGCTCACGGCTCGACCTCGTCAGAGGACTGTTCCTCTGATTGTTGCAGACGTAGCGCCGAGGATGCAACCCCCTGAAACGTGGTGGGCAGGGATACCCATCTTACCAAGAAGAGGCGTCCCTGCCCAATCGTCGGCCCGGTTCCAGGGCTACCTGTCGTTCAAGTTTGGCAATGTCCAGCTATGTCCTGGGACGGCGTGATACGAGCACTACGACGACTACAATCACCGCCGCCGCAATGACAATGCCCACGACAAGCCCCCAGGGGAATGAAGGGGGAGGTGGCGGAGGCGGGGGCGCCGGAGTCGGCGTGGCGGTCGGCGCGGGCGCGGGCGTGGCGGTCTGCGGGACAGGCGTGGCCGTCGACGCGGGTGTTACGGTTGGCGGGACGGGCGTGGCCGTCGGGCGCGGTGCGGGCGTGGCCGTTGGCGCTGGCGTCGCGGTCGGCGCTGGCGCGGGCGTCGCGGTCGGCGGCACGGGCGTGGGCGTCGCCGGGACCGGCGTCGGCGTCGCAGCCGGCGCGGGCGTGGCCGTCGGCAGCGCGGCGGACGTCGCGGTCGGCGCGGGAGTCGGCACAGAGGTGGCGACGGGAGTAGGCGTGGCGGGTTGTGCCTGCACTGTCAGGTTGCCTTGGAGCCGGTCAATGCGTACAGTGTAGGCCCCGGCCTTGGGCTGAATGGTGAAGGTGACGGGCAACGACGACGCCACGGGCACCGTGACGGTGCGGCTGGACTCGACCTCGGAGTTGAGCCACAGGGTGGCGTTGTAGTCCACGGAGGACCTGCCCGTGTTGACCACGTTCACTCCAACGGTCACGCTCTGTCCCTCCTGCGCGGGGGACGGGGAGATGGTTAGGTTGTCCACCCGCGTGGTGGGGGCCGGGGCCTCGCTGCCGCCGGAGATGGCCCACAGGGAGTAGCCCGGCGGCGCCACGCTGTAGTACAGCCGCTGGGCGTCATCCTGCACCAGCTTCCCGACAAATGGCACCCAGATGTTCCGGGCCTCGTCGTATCGGTTGAAGCGGATGGACCAGGGATGTATCTGGTTTGTCCCCAGCCAACTCTTCTCGACGAAGAACGTGGTATGCGACGCGACGAGGTCGGAGTTCTGGAAGTTCTCCGGCGTGAGGCGCACGTATTCGCTGACGACCTGGCCGGAGGGGAGCGATGGCACGCCCGACGGGAGCAGCAGCACGTCCTCTACCTTGACGTGAGCGCCGGGAATCGTCCGTGCGAATTTCGCCAGGATGGCCTTGATTGGCGCGGGCGAGCCGACGGGCGCCCATGTGCCGGTGCCCGACGGAGACGCACCCGTGGACGGGGTCGTCTCCGGCGTGAACGATTCCACCGTCATGAAGTTGCCGATGTTCGCCAGGGCCTGCGGGTTGATCGCTATACCCGTCGCGAGGGCGCCGCTCGTGGCGATGGGGTTGCTGGCGGCGCTTGCTATGACCATCTGGCTCGTGGCCTGGCCGTTGGTCGTGGCGGAGGTCACCAGGGCCTGTCCCGTCGCGCCCGGGTTCGTGGCCGCGGAGGTCGCCAGCGCCTGTCCCGTGGCTGTGGGGTTGGCAGCCGCGCTCGCCGCCAAGGCGTTGCCGGTGGCGACGGGGTTCGTGCCGGCGGAGCTGGCCAGGGCCGAACCCATCGCCGCGGCGTTCAAGACGGCGGCGTTTGCGAATGCCGTGCCCATGGCTTCCGCGTTGCCGGCCGCGGCGGTCGCCAGGGCGACACCGAGGCTGGTGGCGTTGGTCGTAGCCGCGCTGGCCAGCGATGCTCCCATCGCTGTAGGGTTGGACACGGCAGCCACGGCGAGGGCGTTGCCCATGGCGACGGCATTCGTTGCCGCGGCATTTGCGATGACCGCGCCGGCCGCGGCGGAGTTTGACAGTGAGGCAGCAGCCAGGGCCACGCCCATTGCGCCAGGGTTGCGCCCAGCGTCGTCGAGTTGGACGCCGCGGCGGACGCGATGGCCGCGCCGATGGCCGAGGAGTTGCCAGCCGCGGCGGACGCGAGGTCGCTCGCGGAGATCGTGCCGCTCGCCAGGGAGGTCCCGACTACGGCGGGGTTGTTCGCGGCGGCCGTCGCCAGTGCGCCGCCTGCGCCACCTCCGCCTCCACCACCTCCGCCTCCACCGCCTCCACCGCCTGCGCTCGGAATTGAAGTGACACTCAGATTGAGTTGAGTGGCTGGTGCGCCTGATTGAAAGGTAGAGGTAGTCGCCTGGACGGTGCTGACAAAGAAGGTAATCGTGTCACCGTTGACGCCGCCCTCCTTGGTCGTGGTCGTCGCGGGGTCGTCGCCGGGCATGTAGAAGACGGGTGAATAGCCGTATCTTCCCAGCGAGTCCGTTGTTGTCGTCGCGTAGGTGACGCCGCCGATGGCCGCGCTCACCGTGACGCCAGAGGACGCCGCTGAGCTGCCGACCGTCACGGTCCCGTAGAACTGGTGGGGGATGGAGGGGGCATTAAAGCGGGCGGACCCCAGCACGGGCGTCAGGAGAAGAAGAACAGCCAGAGATATGTGGCGGATGAGTCCTATGTATCGTTGCAAAGCGCACCACCTCAGAAAGTCCGGGGGCTGCGAGAGCGCCGACGGTCCGCCACGGCGGACCACCAGCGGCAACCTCCGAAGAGGTCTTCTTATCCCACGTGAGGCCCGTCAAGGCGTTCCTCGACGGGCCTCACGAAAGCGTCGGTTTTCCTCAGGTCAGGCCTGTCCGTTAGTTGGTGGGCACGATGTTGCCCGCCTGCTGCATGAATATCCAGTAGCCGCGTCCAGGCTCCATGGTGCTGCTTTCGTCCTTGCCCTTGAAGGCGCCCAGGACGATCTGCGGCGGCGTGTCGCGCTGGAACAGAATGAAGTTGTCGTAGGCGAGCAGCGATCCCCAGATCTGGGCTGGCACGGAGACGCTGCGCAGCGCCTGGCTCACCGTCTTTGTCCGCTCCGAGTGGAACCCGATGGCGGCCCAGCCCGCGGGCACGGGATAGACGGGCGGCGTGGCGTTCGCGCCCGCCTGGAGCAGCGTACCCGTGTAGGTGAACTTCTTGGGCGCGGGCGTGCTGGCCAGGCCCGGCGCCAGCGGGTCGGAGAAGGTGAAGGCCGAGCTGGTCATCTTGGTCCAGTAGCCGCGTCCCGGCGCCATCTCCGTCAGGTTGCCGGGCGCGCCGCTGGCGTTGAACACCTTCCATCGCTGCGTGGCGTCGGTGACGCTGGCGTCATAGTACCAGATGGCGTCCAGACCAGAGAGGCCCGACGTCAGCCGCTGGATCTGTGTCTGCGTCTGCGTCGCTGCGTAGGTGGTCGAGTCAGGAGTGAGCGGCAGCGATATCAGGTTCCAGTCAGGCAACAGGTAGATCGTGAAGGCTTGCAGGGATGCGACGATGTTGGCCGACACGGTGGACGTCTTGATGTTGCCGGCGTTGTCGTATGCCTTGATGGTGAACGACAGCGTGCCGCTGGCCGCGGAGGAGGGGATTTCCATCGGCAACAGGAAGTTGCCCGAGGTTCCCCACTGGTCGCGGACAGCCGCGGGCACGTCCGTGCTCTTCAGGAACGTCGGTGCGGTGCCTCCGCCGGTCGGGACCAGCTCCACCTTCTGCATGCCGCTGAGGGCGTCGGCGGCGGTCACGTCGAAGATGACCTGGTCGCCGACGCGGGCGGATATGTTGCCCACGGGATACCGGGTGGCGTTCACCGTGGCGGTGGGCGCGTCCGCGTCCAGCACGATGGAGGCGGTGGCCGAGCCGGTGAGGCCGCCCTTGTCCGTGATGGACGCGACGATGCTGTTCGTGCCGGGGAACAGGTTGATGACCTGGGAGAAGGCGCCCCCCGTGGGCGACGTCTTGGACGTGGCCACGGTGATGCCGTTGTTGGTCACAGTCAGGAGGTCAAAGTTGGCCTCCGCGACCGTGCCCGAGAGAGTCTGCGTGGCCGTGCCCGTGGGCGTGGTGACCGCGCTGAGCGCCACGATGGGCGCCGTTGTGTCAAGGGATGCCGTGACGGACTGGGACGCCGGCCCACCCGAGAGATATTGACTTGTGGCGGTGGCCGTGATCGGGTTGGAGCCCTCCGCCAGGGTGAACGTGGTGCTCCACGTGCCGTTGGAGTTGACCGGCACGGTCGCGCCGGAGAAGCCCTGGCCGCTGATGGAGACGTCGTCAATGAACCAGCCCTTGCCGTTGTTCACCGAGCCGTCCACTGAGTCGAACTTGAACCGTATCTTGCCGGTCTTGCCGTTGAACTGGTCCAGATTGAAGCTGACAAGCGCCCAACCGCCGCCGGAGGACGTGGCCTGAATCGCGCCGCCGCCGCCGCCCATGAATGGGGGTGGCCCGCCGAACGAGGCGAACGCGCTGGGGACCATCTGCACCCATGTGCACTTGGGGCCGCAGTTCATGCCGCCCAGCGGCATGCCCGCGTCAACAATCTGCACCGCGGGCTCGGTGGGCCCGCCGGACTCAACGAACTGGACAACCTTCTTGTCGAAGGAGTTGCCGGGCTCGGTGTCATACCAGGTCTGGAAGCTCACGGTCGTGCCGGTGGACACCGTGATGGTGCTGGCGGAGCCGTACAAGATGATATCCAGGTCGCCGCTGTTGGCGGAGCCAGTCTGGAAGTTGCCCATGGATTCCTGGCCATACCACCAGACCTTCGTGCCCGTCTTGGGAGTTGGAAGGTTCTGGGGGAACTGGTTCTTGAGCGCCGGTGATGTCAGGTCGGAGATGTGCCAGAGACCGCTCTTCGACCACTTGGTCTCTCCGCTCTCCGCTCTCCGCGCCGTCCGAGAAGACGGTAGAGACGGGCAGGACCACGCCGACGCTGATGTTGTTGACGCTCAGGTCGCTGACCGTGCCGCCCACCGTGATGTTGGCGGTGGAGAACGCCTGGTTGGTCGTGGGCGTGGTGATGGCCAGCCCGACAGACGAGGCCTTCGCCAGGCTGAAGTTGGCGACGGAGCTGGTGATGGCGCCCACCGTCGCCGTGCTCACGGAGAGCTGGGCGGTGTAGCTGCCCACCGTGGTCGCCTCGGGAGCGGGCGTGCCCGGCAAGGTGGAGACGTAAACGCTGGAGAAGGCGCTCACCATGTACAGCGAGCCGTTCAGCATCTCCAGGCCGCCGAAGTTGCTGAAGGGCGAGTTCACCGTGTCCATCGTCACGCTGCCGCCGGGCGGGTTGTCCCAGCGGAAGACCGCATTGTTTTGCCCCACGACCAGCATGGTCCCGTTGTAGGTCATGTCCTCCGCGCCGTTGATGCTCGGAGGAGGCGGGAAGCCGCCGCCGCCAGACGGGGCGCTGAACGGGCTGCCGACGAGCGAGCCCGTGAGGGACAGCTTCTGGAAGTTGTTGGAGTTACGCAAGCCCGCGGTCAGGTTTGTGCCGTCGTAGGCCAG
It includes:
- a CDS encoding glycosyltransferase family 39 protein, coding for MQNTQVAPSAKPLAPVKWAALLWRVTPVVLGLAAFFIVLLVSHTVFPYLSTDHDEGAYIFHAQMLENGKLWIEPGPFSEFFNAWLIVNDGSKIYPIHSPIFPAILAVFNGLFKDMRVALAFIAAAAVIAQYFVVLELYNRPVALVAALFLMLSPLFVVQASTFLYYIPTFLFNLLSLLLLLKALRRGGWLHPLLAGIFMGIAAFLHPYTALLFAFPAIAYVLYLLLRTRVPFRTIALIMAGTVPPFALMLGYNYLLTGNPFLFPYNVYGPEDTLGFGLHGLGSPSGPGPFVVHTPSRALDGIGLNLTAMTVWVFGGAALYFLILVTLLSRRIQFPGLFMLSLAGSIALGYSYYWGIVPLNAAGLPDPILSAIGPRYYVDILLPLTTLGAYGLFKGLHSLRHAFRRVQRQNPLKKSSYAWNVWRTVALGLVLALPVLGIDALLVRNALAVNEQVASKNRAIYAPFTTRKFDQALVFLPIPYGPFIHHPLSYLINAPSFNGPVVFAANRGNDNLRLIDAMGGRTPYYFRYAGTWGTDWALASGDIPNTTLVPLALIEGKSIVIEGEIKNPSNKPYVVAYVWNQEKTNNYLLDDASTLGKTHQFRWRLTSQEIIFEGPHKGQSGGVSLSTTTTLNFAIAFSDTPEQETRSIYEERFWFDIQNDRIRIVTPGEMWQNLNPPSSPWLEKDIAPVMRVSVRAQG
- a CDS encoding PGF-pre-PGF domain-containing protein, whose protein sequence is MALAAASLSNSAAAGAVIANAAATNAVAMGNALAVAAVSNPTAMGASLASAATTNATSLGVALATAAAGNAEAMGTAFANAAVLNAAAMGSALASSAGTNPVATGNALAASAAANPTATGQALATSAATNPGATGQALVTSATTNGQATSQMVIASAASNPIATSGALATGIAINPQALANIGNFMTVESFTPETTPSTGASPSGTGTWAPVGSPAPIKAILAKFARTIPGAHVKVEDVLLLPSGVPSLPSGQVVSEYVRLTPENFQNSDLVASHTTFFVEKSWLGTNQIHPWSIRFNRYDEARNIWVPFVGKLVQDDAQRLYYSVAPPGYSLWAISGGSEAPAPTTRVDNLTISPSPAQEGQSVTVGVNVVNTGRSSVDYNATLWLNSEVESSRTVTVPVASSLPVTFTIQPKAGAYTVRIDRLQGNLTVQAQPATPTPVATSVPTPAPTATSAALPTATPAPAATPTPVPATPTPVPPTATPAPAPTATPAPTATPAPRPTATPVPPTVTPASTATPVPQTATPAPAPTATPTPAPPPPPPPPSFPWGLVVGIVIAAAVIVVVVVLVSRRPRT